Proteins encoded together in one Micromonospora kangleipakensis window:
- a CDS encoding ATP-binding cassette domain-containing protein — MIETRGLRKSFRSRAGRETKTVDAVRGVDLKVAEGEIFGFLGPNGAGKTTTLRMLATLIEPDGGDATIAGADLRKDPAEVRRRIGYVAQGGSTWDESTAREELVLHARLYGIGKAEAHRRAARALDAFQLTEYADRKCKTYSGGQRRRVEIALGIIHEPKIVFLDEPTTGLDPQSRAHMWDEIRRLRADGMTVFITTHYLDEADALCDRIAIMDHGEVVAEGTPAELKREISGDVVLVGLDAAATPQAAKLLDAEPYVNKLETGDEGVRLYVEDGATAIPQVLRRLDHAGLDLRSIELHRPSLDDVFLTKTGRSLRES, encoded by the coding sequence ATGATCGAGACCAGGGGACTGCGGAAGTCGTTCCGCTCCCGGGCGGGTCGCGAGACGAAGACCGTGGACGCCGTCAGGGGCGTCGACCTCAAGGTGGCGGAAGGGGAGATCTTCGGCTTCCTCGGCCCCAACGGCGCCGGCAAGACCACCACCCTGCGGATGCTCGCCACCCTCATCGAGCCGGACGGCGGCGACGCCACCATCGCCGGGGCCGACCTGCGCAAGGACCCGGCCGAGGTGCGCCGCCGGATCGGTTACGTGGCCCAGGGCGGCAGCACCTGGGACGAGTCCACCGCCCGGGAGGAGCTGGTCCTGCACGCCCGGCTCTACGGGATCGGCAAGGCCGAGGCACACCGCCGGGCCGCCCGCGCCCTGGACGCCTTCCAGCTCACCGAGTACGCCGACCGCAAGTGCAAGACCTACTCCGGCGGCCAGCGGCGGCGCGTCGAGATCGCCCTCGGCATCATCCACGAGCCGAAGATCGTCTTCCTGGACGAGCCGACCACCGGCCTCGACCCGCAGAGCCGCGCGCACATGTGGGACGAGATCCGCCGGCTGCGGGCCGACGGGATGACCGTCTTCATCACCACGCACTACCTGGACGAGGCGGACGCGCTCTGCGACCGGATCGCGATCATGGATCACGGCGAGGTCGTCGCCGAGGGCACCCCGGCCGAGCTCAAGCGCGAGATCTCCGGCGACGTCGTGCTCGTCGGCCTCGACGCCGCCGCCACGCCGCAGGCGGCGAAGCTGCTCGACGCCGAGCCGTACGTCAACAAGCTGGAGACCGGCGACGAGGGCGTTCGCCTCTACGTCGAGGACGGCGCCACCGCCATCCCGCAGGTGCTGCGCCGCCTCGACCACGCCGGGCTGGACCTGCGCTCCATCGAGCTGCACCGCCCCAGCCTCGACGACGTCTTCCTCACCAAGACCGGCCGCTCGCTGCGCGAGTCCTGA
- a CDS encoding acetyl/propionyl/methylcrotonyl-CoA carboxylase subunit alpha → MRKVLIANRGEIAVRVIRACRDAGLGSIAVYADSDRDALHVTLADEAYALGGDTAAESYLRIDKLIDIAGKAGADAVHPGYGFLSENADFAQAVIDAGLTWVGPTPQAIRDLGDKVTARHIAQRAGAPLVPGTPDPVGNPDEVMAFAVDHGLPVAIKAAFGGGGRGLKVARTMEEIPQLFESATREAVAAFGRGECFVERYLDKPRHVEAQVLADQHGNVIVVGTRDCSLQRRHQKLVEEAPAPFLTEAQRAQIHDSAKAICREAGYHGAGTVEYLVGVDGTISFLEVNTRLQVEHPVTEETAGIDLVREQFRIADGEKLRFTEDPTPRGHSIEFRINGEDPGRNFLPAPGTVTALRLPTGPGVRVDTGISAGDVIGGNFDSLLAKVIITGETRAEAIERARRALDEMVVEGMATALPFHRLVVRDEAFTAEPFTVHTRWIETEFNNTVPAFTAAAAGAAEAPAERETVVVEVGGKRLEVVLPAGLGAGTTASAPAAKKPARRGGGAKAGAAVSGDALTSPMQGTIVKIAVADGDTVAEGDLVVVLEAMKMEQPLHAHKAGTVSGLSAEVGAVITAGAAICTIA, encoded by the coding sequence GTGCGCAAGGTACTCATCGCCAACCGCGGCGAGATCGCCGTCCGCGTCATCCGCGCCTGCCGCGACGCCGGTCTGGGCAGCATCGCCGTCTACGCGGACTCCGACCGGGACGCCCTGCACGTCACCCTCGCCGACGAGGCGTACGCGCTCGGCGGCGACACCGCGGCGGAGAGCTACCTGCGGATCGACAAGCTGATCGACATCGCCGGGAAGGCCGGCGCCGACGCCGTGCACCCCGGCTACGGCTTCCTCTCCGAGAACGCCGACTTCGCCCAGGCCGTCATCGACGCCGGGCTGACCTGGGTCGGCCCCACCCCGCAGGCCATCCGCGACCTCGGCGACAAGGTGACCGCCCGGCACATCGCCCAGCGCGCCGGCGCGCCGCTGGTCCCCGGCACCCCGGACCCGGTGGGCAATCCGGACGAGGTGATGGCCTTCGCCGTCGACCACGGCCTGCCGGTGGCCATCAAGGCCGCCTTCGGCGGCGGCGGTCGCGGCCTCAAGGTCGCCCGCACCATGGAGGAGATCCCGCAGCTCTTCGAGTCGGCCACCCGCGAGGCGGTCGCCGCGTTCGGCCGGGGCGAGTGCTTCGTCGAGCGGTACCTCGACAAGCCCCGTCACGTCGAGGCGCAGGTCCTCGCCGACCAGCACGGCAACGTGATCGTGGTCGGCACCCGGGACTGCTCGCTGCAGCGCCGGCACCAGAAGCTGGTCGAGGAGGCCCCCGCGCCGTTCCTCACCGAGGCCCAGCGGGCCCAGATCCACGACAGCGCCAAGGCGATCTGCCGGGAGGCCGGCTACCACGGCGCCGGCACCGTCGAGTACCTGGTCGGCGTGGACGGCACCATCTCCTTCCTGGAGGTCAACACCCGGCTCCAGGTCGAGCACCCGGTGACCGAGGAGACCGCCGGCATCGACCTGGTCCGCGAGCAGTTCCGGATCGCCGACGGCGAGAAGCTGCGCTTCACCGAAGACCCGACGCCGCGCGGGCACTCCATCGAGTTCCGGATCAACGGCGAGGACCCGGGCCGCAACTTCCTGCCCGCCCCGGGCACCGTCACCGCGCTGCGGCTCCCCACCGGCCCGGGCGTCCGGGTGGACACCGGCATCTCGGCCGGCGACGTGATCGGCGGCAACTTCGACTCGCTGCTGGCCAAGGTGATCATCACCGGCGAGACCCGCGCCGAGGCGATCGAGCGGGCCCGCCGGGCGCTCGACGAGATGGTCGTCGAGGGCATGGCCACCGCGCTGCCGTTCCATCGGCTGGTGGTCCGGGACGAGGCGTTCACCGCCGAGCCGTTCACCGTGCACACCCGGTGGATCGAGACCGAGTTCAACAACACCGTGCCGGCGTTCACCGCCGCCGCCGCCGGAGCCGCCGAGGCCCCGGCGGAGCGCGAGACCGTCGTGGTCGAGGTGGGTGGCAAGCGGCTGGAGGTGGTGTTGCCCGCCGGCCTCGGCGCGGGTACGACCGCCAGCGCGCCCGCCGCGAAGAAGCCGGCCCGCCGGGGTGGCGGGGCCAAGGCGGGCGCGGCGGTCAGCGGTGACGCGCTCACCTCCCCGATGCAGGGCACCATCGTGAAGATCGCCGTGGCGGACGGGGACACCGTCGCCGAGGGCGACCTGGTCGTCGTCCTGGAGGCGATGAAGATGGAGCAGCCGCTGCACGCGCACAAGGCCGGTACGGTCAGCGGTCTCTCCGCCGAGGTGGGCGCGGTCATCACCGCCGGCGCCGCCATCTGCACCATCGCCTGA
- a CDS encoding ABC transporter ATP-binding protein, translating into MPKRLPPAGRRPGGPPWMSAGMPAEKSMNFGPSTRRLLGRLRPHRLQLGAVTVLAVVSVGLSVAGPKLLGHATDLIFSGVIGRQLPAGTSPEQAVAAARAAGNDNYADMLARMDVVPGAGIDFTALGRVLALALALYLAASLLLWWQGWLLNGVVQRTVLRLRAEVEEKLHRLPLPYFDRQPRGELLSRVTNDIDNISQTLSQTLSQLLTSLLTVIGVLAMMFWISPLLALVALVAVPLSVLVTQRIAKRSQRRFIAQWRHTGELNGQIEEAYTGHELVKVFGRQRQVQAAFAAKNEELFRASFGAQFISGIIMPAMMFVGNLSYVAIAVVGGLRVASGSMTLGDVQAFIQYSRQFTQPITQVASMANLLQSGVASAERVFAVLDAEEQTPDTVAPPRVTGRVEFAHVSFRYDPDKPLIDDLSLVAEPGHTVAIVGPTGAGKTTLVNLIMRFYELDAGWITLDGVDITTMPREELRGRIGMVLQDTWLFGGTIRDNVAYGRPDATEEEILAAARATFVDRFVHSLPDGYDTVIDEEGSNVSAGEKQLITIARAFLAEPSLLILDEATSSVDTRTEVLLQRAMAALRSDRTSFVIAHRLSTIRDADLILMMENGRIVEQGSHDQLVAADGAYARLYRSQFSQAVVADEADQLAQPATAGN; encoded by the coding sequence ATGCCGAAGCGGCTGCCGCCGGCCGGGCGGCGCCCCGGCGGCCCGCCGTGGATGAGCGCCGGGATGCCCGCCGAGAAGTCGATGAACTTCGGGCCGTCGACCCGGCGCCTGCTCGGCCGCCTGCGGCCGCACCGGCTCCAGCTGGGTGCCGTGACCGTGCTGGCCGTGGTGAGCGTCGGGCTCAGCGTCGCCGGGCCGAAGCTCCTCGGCCACGCCACCGACCTGATCTTCAGCGGGGTGATCGGCCGGCAGTTGCCCGCCGGGACCAGCCCGGAGCAGGCCGTGGCGGCGGCCCGGGCGGCCGGCAACGACAACTACGCCGACATGCTCGCCCGGATGGATGTGGTGCCCGGCGCCGGGATCGACTTCACCGCCCTCGGCCGGGTGCTCGCCCTGGCCCTCGCGCTCTACCTGGCGGCCAGCCTGCTGTTGTGGTGGCAGGGCTGGCTGCTCAACGGGGTGGTGCAGCGGACCGTGCTGCGGCTGCGCGCCGAGGTGGAGGAGAAGCTCCACCGGCTGCCGCTGCCCTACTTCGACCGGCAGCCCCGGGGCGAACTGCTCAGCCGGGTCACCAACGACATCGACAACATCTCGCAGACCCTGTCGCAGACGCTCAGCCAGCTGCTCACCTCGCTGCTGACCGTGATCGGCGTGCTGGCCATGATGTTCTGGATCTCGCCGCTGCTGGCGCTGGTCGCCCTGGTCGCGGTGCCGCTGTCGGTGCTCGTCACCCAGCGGATCGCCAAGCGGTCGCAGCGCAGGTTCATCGCCCAGTGGCGGCACACCGGTGAACTGAACGGCCAGATCGAGGAGGCGTACACCGGCCACGAGCTGGTCAAGGTCTTCGGCCGGCAGCGCCAGGTGCAGGCCGCCTTCGCGGCCAAGAACGAGGAGCTTTTCCGGGCCAGCTTCGGGGCCCAGTTCATCTCCGGGATCATCATGCCGGCGATGATGTTCGTCGGGAACCTCAGCTACGTCGCGATCGCCGTGGTCGGCGGGCTGCGGGTGGCCTCCGGGTCGATGACCCTCGGCGACGTGCAGGCGTTCATCCAGTACTCGCGGCAGTTCACCCAGCCGATCACCCAGGTCGCCTCGATGGCGAACCTGCTCCAGTCCGGGGTGGCCTCCGCCGAGCGGGTCTTCGCGGTGCTCGACGCCGAGGAGCAGACCCCGGACACGGTTGCACCGCCCCGGGTCACCGGCCGGGTCGAGTTCGCACACGTCTCCTTCCGGTACGACCCGGACAAGCCGCTGATCGACGACCTGTCGCTGGTCGCCGAGCCGGGTCACACCGTGGCGATCGTCGGCCCGACCGGCGCCGGCAAGACCACCCTGGTCAACCTGATCATGCGGTTCTACGAGCTGGACGCGGGCTGGATCACCCTGGACGGGGTGGACATCACCACCATGCCCCGGGAGGAGCTGCGCGGCCGGATCGGCATGGTGCTCCAGGACACCTGGCTCTTCGGGGGCACCATCCGGGACAACGTCGCCTACGGCCGGCCCGACGCCACCGAGGAGGAGATCCTGGCCGCCGCCCGGGCCACCTTCGTGGACCGGTTCGTCCACAGCCTCCCCGACGGGTACGACACGGTGATCGACGAGGAGGGGAGCAACGTCAGCGCCGGCGAGAAGCAGCTCATCACCATCGCCCGGGCGTTCCTCGCCGAGCCGTCGCTGCTCATCCTGGACGAGGCGACCAGCTCGGTGGACACCCGCACCGAGGTGCTGCTCCAGCGGGCGATGGCCGCCCTGCGGTCGGACCGGACCAGCTTCGTCATCGCGCACCGGCTCTCCACCATCCGCGACGCCGACCTGATCCTGATGATGGAGAACGGCCGGATCGTCGAGCAGGGCAGCCACGACCAGCTCGTCGCCGCCGACGGGGCCTACGCCCGGCTGTACCGGTCCCAGTTCAGCCAGGCGGTGGTGGCCGACGAGGCCGACCAGCTCGCCCAA
- a CDS encoding PadR family transcriptional regulator, whose translation MSATRMMILGLVKWMQPVHGYDVRRELLSWSADKWANIQPGSIYHALRKLTEEGLLRAVATEQVGGRPARTTYEITEKGAEEFETLLRGLWWQLQEPTDPFTAAFSFLPALPREEAAAALRNRAMLLRAGAESMRAAIDSEWMRTTRPVHVGWIFELWSARSEAEIAWCERIAERIESGVSYLPAGLAGGESWVEWQQQNLGVAGEPGGDRASDPATEQ comes from the coding sequence ATGTCGGCGACGCGCATGATGATTCTCGGGCTGGTCAAGTGGATGCAGCCGGTGCACGGCTACGACGTGCGCCGCGAGTTGCTGAGCTGGAGCGCGGACAAGTGGGCCAACATCCAGCCCGGTTCGATCTACCACGCGTTGCGGAAGCTGACCGAGGAGGGGCTGCTCCGCGCCGTCGCCACCGAGCAGGTCGGCGGCCGGCCGGCCCGGACCACGTACGAGATCACGGAGAAGGGCGCGGAGGAGTTCGAGACGCTGCTGCGCGGACTGTGGTGGCAGCTGCAGGAGCCCACCGATCCGTTCACCGCTGCCTTCTCCTTCCTGCCGGCCCTGCCCCGGGAGGAGGCGGCGGCGGCCCTGCGGAACCGGGCGATGCTGCTGCGTGCCGGCGCCGAGTCGATGCGGGCGGCGATCGACTCGGAGTGGATGCGGACCACCCGGCCGGTGCACGTCGGCTGGATCTTCGAGCTCTGGTCGGCCCGTTCGGAGGCGGAGATCGCCTGGTGCGAGCGGATCGCCGAGCGGATCGAGTCCGGAGTGTCGTACCTGCCTGCTGGACTGGCCGGTGGGGAGAGCTGGGTCGAGTGGCAGCAGCAGAACCTGGGCGTGGCCGGAGAGCCGGGCGGCGACCGGGCTTCGGACCCGGCCACCGAGCAATAA
- a CDS encoding MarR family winged helix-turn-helix transcriptional regulator: MEPLVTFPDMLRHAPLGRLLAIAGHVVEQHWGRYLAEHHGLTSAGMRVLFILSRIGDSTHREVAERCFVRPATLTGIVDTLERDGFVERRRDGADRRTVQLTLTDKGRRHAEQLTELIHSDRPLTSVDADPAKKAVIREFLTELITSMSDGEVGRLNQHQDSATDPTPGSRPC; encoded by the coding sequence ATGGAACCGCTCGTCACCTTCCCCGACATGCTCCGCCACGCGCCGCTCGGTCGGCTGCTCGCGATCGCCGGCCATGTCGTCGAGCAGCACTGGGGGCGGTACCTGGCCGAGCACCACGGCCTCACCTCGGCCGGCATGCGGGTGCTGTTCATCCTGAGCCGCATCGGCGACAGCACCCATCGGGAGGTCGCCGAACGGTGCTTCGTCCGGCCCGCCACCCTCACCGGCATCGTCGACACCCTCGAACGCGACGGCTTCGTCGAGCGTCGCCGGGACGGCGCCGACCGCCGCACCGTGCAGCTGACCCTGACCGACAAGGGCCGCCGGCACGCCGAACAGCTCACCGAGCTGATCCACAGCGACCGCCCGCTCACCTCCGTCGACGCCGATCCGGCGAAGAAGGCGGTTATCCGGGAGTTCCTCACCGAACTCATCACGAGCATGTCCGACGGGGAGGTCGGCAGGTTGAACCAACACCAGGACTCCGCAACCGACCCGACGCCGGGGAGCCGTCCATGCTGA
- a CDS encoding ABC transporter ATP-binding protein: protein MLIRLLRHRLRPYRRLLAAVVALQFVGTMASLYLPSLNADIIDRGVALGDTDQIMRTGGWMLVVSLLQIACSIAAVYLGARTAMGFGRDVRATIFGHVNTFSAREVARFGAPSLITRNTNDVQQVQMLVLMSCTMLVAAPIMCVGGVVMALSEDVGLSWLMLVSVPVLAVALGLIIRRMVPGFRLMQTRIDAVNRVLREQITGIRVVRAFVREPYETERFGVANADLTATALRVGRLMALIFPVVMLVLNVSSVAVLWFGAQRVDAGQIQVGALTAFLQYLMQILMAVMMATFMLMMVPRAAVCAERIVEVLDTESSVVPMAEPVIAVTRNAELELRRVAFQYPGASAPVLHDISFRAGPGRTTAIIGSTGAGKTTLLTLIPRLVDPTAGAVLVDGVDVRLLEPDEVWRRIGLVPQRPYLFSGTVASNLRYGNPDATDAELWAALEIAQARDFVAEMPGGLDAPIAQGGTNVSGGQRQRLAIARALVRQPEIYLFDDSFSALDLGTDARLRAALKPVTANAAVVIVAQRVSTIVDADQIIVLEDGGVVGMGRHEDLLENCPTYAEIVASQQTAEVPA, encoded by the coding sequence ATGCTGATCCGCCTGCTCCGCCACCGTCTGCGCCCGTACCGCCGGCTCCTCGCGGCCGTGGTGGCGCTCCAGTTCGTCGGCACGATGGCCTCGCTCTACCTGCCGAGCCTCAACGCCGACATCATCGACCGGGGTGTCGCCCTCGGCGACACCGACCAGATCATGCGCACGGGCGGATGGATGCTGGTGGTCAGCCTGCTCCAGATCGCCTGCTCGATCGCCGCGGTGTACCTGGGCGCGCGGACCGCGATGGGGTTCGGGCGGGACGTACGCGCGACCATCTTCGGGCACGTCAACACCTTCTCGGCCCGCGAGGTCGCCCGGTTCGGCGCGCCGTCGCTGATCACCCGCAACACCAACGACGTGCAGCAGGTGCAGATGCTCGTGCTGATGAGCTGCACCATGCTGGTCGCCGCGCCGATCATGTGCGTCGGCGGAGTGGTGATGGCGCTCAGCGAGGACGTCGGGCTCTCCTGGCTGATGCTGGTCAGCGTGCCGGTGCTGGCCGTCGCGCTGGGCCTGATCATCCGGCGGATGGTGCCGGGCTTCCGGCTGATGCAGACCCGGATCGACGCCGTCAACCGGGTGCTGCGCGAGCAGATCACCGGCATCCGGGTGGTCCGCGCCTTCGTCCGGGAACCGTACGAGACGGAGCGCTTCGGCGTCGCCAACGCCGACCTCACCGCGACCGCCCTGCGCGTCGGCCGGCTGATGGCCCTGATCTTCCCGGTGGTGATGCTGGTGCTCAACGTCTCCAGCGTCGCGGTGCTCTGGTTCGGCGCGCAGCGGGTCGACGCCGGCCAGATCCAGGTCGGCGCGCTGACCGCGTTCCTGCAGTACCTGATGCAGATCCTGATGGCCGTCATGATGGCCACCTTCATGCTGATGATGGTGCCGCGCGCGGCGGTCTGCGCCGAACGGATCGTCGAGGTGCTGGACACCGAGTCGTCGGTGGTGCCGATGGCCGAGCCGGTGATCGCGGTGACCAGGAACGCCGAGCTGGAGCTCCGCAGGGTCGCCTTCCAATATCCCGGGGCGAGCGCTCCGGTGCTGCACGACATCTCGTTCCGGGCCGGCCCCGGCCGGACCACGGCCATCATCGGCTCCACCGGGGCCGGCAAGACCACCCTGCTCACGCTGATCCCCCGGCTGGTCGACCCGACCGCCGGCGCGGTGCTGGTCGACGGGGTGGACGTGCGGCTGCTGGAACCGGACGAGGTCTGGCGCCGGATCGGGCTGGTGCCGCAGCGGCCGTACCTGTTCAGCGGAACGGTCGCCAGCAACCTGCGGTACGGCAACCCGGACGCGACCGACGCCGAGCTGTGGGCGGCGCTGGAGATCGCCCAGGCCCGGGACTTCGTGGCCGAGATGCCGGGCGGGCTGGACGCCCCGATCGCCCAGGGCGGCACGAACGTCTCCGGTGGTCAGCGGCAGCGGCTGGCGATCGCCCGCGCGCTGGTCCGTCAGCCGGAGATCTACCTCTTCGACGACTCGTTCTCGGCGCTCGACCTCGGCACCGACGCCCGGCTGCGGGCCGCGCTGAAGCCGGTCACCGCGAACGCGGCGGTGGTGATCGTGGCCCAGCGGGTCTCCACGATCGTCGACGCCGACCAGATCATCGTGCTCGAGGACGGGGGCGTCGTCGGCATGGGACGACACGAGGACCTGCTGGAGAACTGCCCGACGTACGCCGAGATCGTGGCGTCCCAGCAGACGGCGGAGGTGCCGGCGTGA
- a CDS encoding TetR/AcrR family transcriptional regulator, whose amino-acid sequence MTANRGYHHGDLRRALLAAAVEAIGESGPAALSLRDLARRAGVSHAAPAHHFGDKAGLLTALAVEGFDLLAGALGRAGGDLLETGVAYVRFAVDHRAHFEVMFAPGLYRADDPEVAAARARAGAALRGGIAALPARPAAEPDRDALAAWSIVHGFATLWLAGALPPAAGPDPESAARSVIRRLFE is encoded by the coding sequence ATGACGGCGAACCGCGGATACCACCACGGCGACCTGCGGCGGGCCCTGCTCGCCGCGGCGGTCGAGGCGATCGGCGAGTCCGGGCCGGCCGCGCTGAGCCTGCGTGACCTGGCCCGCCGGGCGGGGGTCTCGCACGCCGCGCCCGCGCACCACTTCGGCGACAAGGCCGGCCTGCTCACGGCGCTCGCCGTCGAGGGCTTCGACCTCCTCGCCGGGGCGCTCGGCCGGGCCGGCGGCGACCTGCTCGAGACCGGGGTGGCGTACGTCCGCTTCGCGGTCGACCACCGCGCCCACTTCGAGGTGATGTTCGCGCCGGGGCTCTACCGGGCCGACGACCCCGAGGTGGCCGCCGCGCGCGCCCGGGCGGGGGCGGCGCTGCGCGGCGGGATCGCCGCGCTGCCCGCCCGGCCGGCCGCCGAGCCCGACCGGGACGCCCTCGCCGCCTGGTCGATCGTGCACGGCTTCGCCACCCTCTGGCTGGCCGGCGCCCTCCCGCCGGCGGCCGGCCCGGACCCGGAGTCCGCCGCCCGCTCGGTCATCCGCCGCCTCTTCGAGTGA
- a CDS encoding ABC transporter permease, with protein sequence MKLARDTWLIFERQIQLLLRNPVWVFVGVFQPVMYLLLFAPLLKPALNAPTQAEAYKIFVPGLLVLLAIFGGLFQGFGLIAELRAGVIERSRVTPVSRLALLLGRSLRDVVSLVVQAVIITLLALLFDLRVFIGDLLLAYLMLALIALMTSAVSYGVALKVKSEDALAPLMNTVAQPVLLLSGILLPLTFAPGWLQGVAEWNPFSWAVDGTRALFAGDLGNDKVWQGLSIIAVLAVAGVVWAARQFARSVR encoded by the coding sequence ATGAAACTCGCCCGCGACACCTGGCTCATCTTCGAGCGCCAGATCCAACTGCTGCTGCGCAACCCGGTCTGGGTCTTCGTCGGCGTCTTCCAGCCGGTGATGTACCTGCTGCTCTTCGCCCCGCTGCTCAAGCCGGCGCTGAACGCACCCACCCAGGCGGAGGCCTACAAGATCTTCGTACCCGGCCTGCTGGTGCTGCTGGCCATCTTCGGTGGCCTGTTCCAGGGCTTCGGCCTGATCGCCGAGCTGCGCGCCGGGGTCATCGAACGGTCCCGGGTCACCCCGGTCAGCCGGCTCGCCCTGCTGCTCGGCCGCTCGCTGCGGGACGTGGTCTCGCTGGTCGTGCAGGCCGTCATCATCACCCTGCTGGCGCTCCTGTTCGACCTGCGGGTGTTCATCGGGGACCTGCTGCTGGCGTACCTGATGCTGGCGCTGATCGCGCTGATGACCTCGGCCGTCTCCTACGGCGTCGCGCTCAAGGTCAAGAGCGAGGACGCGCTCGCCCCGCTGATGAACACCGTCGCCCAGCCGGTGCTGCTGCTCTCCGGCATCCTGCTGCCGCTCACCTTCGCTCCCGGCTGGCTCCAGGGCGTCGCCGAGTGGAACCCGTTCTCCTGGGCGGTCGACGGCACCCGCGCGCTCTTCGCCGGCGACCTCGGCAACGACAAGGTCTGGCAGGGGCTGAGCATCATCGCGGTGCTCGCCGTGGCCGGCGTGGTCTGGGCCGCCCGGCAGTTCGCCCGCAGCGTCCGCTGA
- a CDS encoding GuaB1 family IMP dehydrogenase-related protein yields MRFLHGAVPAHDLTYNDVFMAPARSEVGSRLDVDLATGDGTGTTIPLVVSNMTAVAGRRMAETVARRGAIAVIPQDIPIEVVANVVAWVKQRHLVHDTAITLGPTDTVGDAIHLLPKRSHGAVIVIDEAGRPVGVVTEADTVGVDRFAQLRHVMSTELHTVPADADPRTGFDRLSAGRRRLAPVVDGEGRLVGVLTRQGALRATLYKPAVDDRGRLRIAAAVGINGDVTGKAAALLEAGVDTLVVDTAHGHQERMISALRAVRKLDPAVPVAAGNVVTADGVRDLVEAGADIVKVGVGPGAMCTTRMMTGVGRPQFSAVLDCAAAARELGRHVWADGGVRHPRDVALALAAGASNVMIGSWFAGTYESPGDLYTDVDGRRYKESFGMASARAVSARTAEDSAFDRARKAIFEEGISSARMHLDPNRPGVEDLIDEIISGVRSAFTYAGARNLDEFHEQALVGVQSTAGYTEGMPLPTSW; encoded by the coding sequence GTGCGGTTCCTTCATGGCGCGGTCCCCGCGCACGACCTGACCTACAACGACGTCTTCATGGCGCCGGCCCGCTCCGAGGTGGGCTCGCGGCTCGACGTCGACCTGGCCACCGGCGACGGTACCGGCACCACCATCCCGCTGGTGGTGTCGAACATGACCGCGGTCGCCGGCCGCCGGATGGCCGAGACGGTCGCCCGGCGCGGCGCCATCGCGGTGATCCCGCAGGACATCCCGATCGAGGTGGTGGCGAACGTCGTCGCCTGGGTCAAGCAGCGGCACCTGGTGCACGACACCGCGATCACCCTCGGCCCCACCGACACCGTCGGCGACGCGATCCACCTGCTGCCGAAGCGCTCGCACGGCGCGGTGATCGTGATCGACGAGGCCGGCCGCCCGGTCGGCGTGGTGACCGAGGCGGACACCGTCGGCGTGGACCGGTTCGCCCAGCTCCGGCACGTGATGTCGACCGAGCTGCACACCGTGCCGGCGGACGCGGACCCGCGTACCGGCTTCGACCGGCTCTCGGCCGGGCGGCGGCGACTCGCCCCGGTGGTGGACGGGGAAGGCCGGCTGGTCGGGGTGCTCACCCGGCAGGGCGCGCTGCGCGCCACGCTCTACAAGCCGGCCGTGGACGACCGGGGCCGGCTGCGGATCGCCGCGGCGGTCGGCATCAACGGCGACGTGACCGGCAAGGCGGCCGCCCTGCTGGAGGCGGGTGTCGACACGCTGGTCGTGGACACCGCGCACGGCCACCAGGAGCGGATGATCTCGGCGCTGCGGGCGGTCCGCAAGCTCGACCCGGCGGTCCCGGTCGCGGCCGGCAACGTGGTCACCGCCGACGGCGTACGCGACCTGGTCGAGGCGGGCGCCGACATCGTCAAGGTCGGCGTCGGCCCGGGTGCGATGTGCACCACCCGGATGATGACCGGGGTGGGTCGGCCGCAGTTCTCGGCGGTCCTCGACTGCGCGGCGGCGGCCCGAGAGCTGGGCCGGCACGTCTGGGCGGACGGCGGCGTACGCCACCCACGCGACGTGGCGCTGGCCCTGGCGGCCGGGGCGTCCAACGTGATGATCGGTTCCTGGTTCGCCGGCACCTACGAGTCCCCCGGCGACCTCTACACCGACGTGGACGGCCGGCGCTACAAGGAGAGCTTCGGCATGGCCTCGGCCCGGGCGGTCAGCGCGCGTACGGCCGAGGACAGCGCGTTCGACCGGGCCCGCAAGGCGATCTTCGAGGAGGGCATCTCCTCGGCCCGGATGCACCTCGACCCGAACCGGCCGGGCGTGGAGGACCTGATCGACGAGATCATCTCCGGGGTGCGCAGCGCCTTCACCTACGCCGGCGCCCGCAACCTGGACGAGTTCCACGAGCAGGCCCTGGTCGGCGTGCAGAGCACCGCCGGCTACACCGAAGGCATGCCCCTCCCCACCAGCTGGTAA